One region of Halohasta litchfieldiae genomic DNA includes:
- a CDS encoding 3'-5' exonuclease family protein: MGNLDPVAFDIETSGLGEEAVITVAGIAHELGEVIILNTAGREANSSHLEQTLLEESVGSIEVIVTREEEGLLEILTTVSHNRLDDDKHYLTAYNGETWNGGFDLPFVRTACISHDIDWPFPNLAYADVFEFVDRFDTNDKNDLVGVYDELVQDESCDPFDDSKAAVDAFEGAEWESLLLHNLADIQRTRELAVLAESYVPRSDFKMKNLNPPGR; this comes from the coding sequence ATGGGAAATCTTGACCCAGTAGCCTTCGACATTGAAACAAGCGGGCTTGGAGAGGAAGCAGTCATTACTGTAGCTGGCATCGCTCACGAACTCGGTGAGGTCATCATCTTGAACACAGCAGGCCGAGAGGCGAACAGCTCCCACCTGGAACAAACACTGCTTGAGGAGTCAGTTGGTAGTATTGAGGTAATAGTCACAAGAGAAGAGGAAGGTCTGCTGGAAATCTTGACTACTGTATCTCACAACCGACTTGATGACGACAAACACTACTTGACAGCTTACAACGGTGAGACGTGGAACGGTGGATTCGATCTCCCATTTGTCCGAACTGCGTGTATCTCACACGACATCGACTGGCCGTTTCCGAATCTGGCCTACGCAGATGTCTTCGAGTTCGTCGACCGGTTCGATACGAACGATAAGAACGATCTCGTCGGCGTCTACGACGAGCTGGTCCAAGATGAGTCGTGCGATCCCTTCGACGATAGTAAGGCAGCTGTCGACGCATTCGAAGGAGCTGAGTGGGAATCACTGCTACTGCACAATCTTGCAGATATCCAACGGACCCGTGAGCTTGCAGTTCTTGCAGAATCGTATGTCCCACGGTCAGATTTCAAGATGAAGAACCTCAATCCACCGGGCCGGTAG
- a CDS encoding TrmB family transcriptional regulator, translated as MDDATLRANLRRFGLSEKEVDTYLTLLEYGEATASTIADVAGVSKRYVYSVSETLADRGFVEVTDHVVPTTIHALPPETVIDELVRDAKSMQPALEARYTRTEPSADHFEIVKSRVTVLKRIRAFIDDADEELTLSIPLAVIDEVDDALQAARDRGVLVVLLVSGTVELPPELTHLASVTRVWSETMPAMLTVDRRVGVIAPIEMVASAHSDTQAIVFAQEHLGPVVVASFFGNYWPVGREAAVTDPVELPVTAENFWHIIFQATLWLRADADLRATIEGRTTADNERVDIDCRIVDVTQGLIEPTNNSFPVEHSLTVEADGQTYTVGGYGAFLEDIEADRVTLELDT; from the coding sequence ATGGACGACGCTACGCTTCGGGCCAATCTGCGTCGGTTCGGCCTCTCCGAAAAGGAGGTCGACACCTACCTCACGCTGTTGGAATACGGCGAAGCAACGGCCAGCACCATCGCCGACGTCGCGGGCGTCTCGAAACGGTACGTCTACAGCGTCAGTGAAACCCTTGCGGATCGCGGCTTTGTCGAGGTTACCGACCACGTCGTTCCGACGACAATCCACGCGTTGCCCCCCGAGACGGTGATCGACGAACTCGTGCGAGATGCCAAGTCGATGCAGCCAGCCCTCGAAGCCCGCTACACCCGTACCGAACCCTCCGCTGACCATTTCGAAATCGTCAAAAGCCGCGTCACGGTCCTGAAACGAATCCGGGCGTTTATCGACGACGCCGACGAGGAACTCACGCTTTCGATTCCGCTTGCTGTTATCGATGAGGTCGACGATGCTCTGCAGGCGGCCAGAGACCGCGGCGTGCTGGTCGTCCTGCTGGTTTCAGGCACTGTCGAACTCCCCCCGGAGTTGACTCACCTCGCCAGTGTCACCCGTGTCTGGAGCGAAACGATGCCCGCGATGTTGACCGTCGACCGGCGGGTCGGCGTTATCGCCCCCATCGAGATGGTAGCGAGTGCCCACAGCGATACCCAGGCGATTGTCTTCGCCCAGGAACATCTCGGGCCGGTCGTCGTCGCCTCCTTTTTCGGCAACTACTGGCCAGTCGGCCGCGAGGCGGCGGTCACCGATCCGGTCGAACTCCCGGTGACCGCCGAGAACTTCTGGCACATCATCTTTCAGGCGACCCTCTGGCTCCGGGCCGACGCCGACCTCCGAGCCACCATCGAGGGCCGCACCACCGCCGACAACGAGCGCGTCGACATCGATTGCCGGATCGTCGACGTCACCCAAGGCCTGATCGAGCCAACCAACAACTCGTTTCCGGTCGAACACAGTCTGACAGTCGAAGCCGACGGCCAGACCTACACCGTCGGCGGCTACGGCGCGTTCCTCGAAGATATTGAGGCCGACCGCGTCACGCTCGAACTCGACACCTGA
- a CDS encoding type 1 glutamine amidotransferase domain-containing protein, with the protein MKLEDKRIAMLVGPGFEDLEFWAVYMRMEEEGAQIDVVGTEAGVEYTGKSGGLTAESELTAEAVDPAAVDAVLVPGGWTPDKIRRDQSVLDLVRDVYEDDKIIGLICHAGLVGISAGIVEGSDATGSLGIKDDLVNAGANWVDEPAFRDGNIVWGRVVKDIPDYCRVLVDALAENDA; encoded by the coding sequence ATGAAACTGGAAGACAAACGAATCGCCATGTTGGTCGGACCGGGATTCGAGGACTTAGAGTTCTGGGCCGTCTACATGCGCATGGAAGAAGAAGGGGCACAGATCGATGTCGTCGGCACCGAAGCCGGCGTGGAGTATACGGGCAAGAGCGGCGGGCTCACCGCCGAGAGCGAACTCACAGCCGAGGCGGTCGACCCGGCGGCGGTCGACGCGGTCTTGGTCCCCGGCGGTTGGACGCCCGACAAGATTCGCCGCGACCAGTCGGTGCTCGACCTCGTCCGGGACGTCTATGAGGACGACAAGATCATCGGGCTGATCTGTCACGCCGGGCTGGTCGGCATTTCAGCCGGCATCGTCGAGGGCTCGGATGCGACGGGGTCGCTCGGTATCAAAGACGACCTTGTCAACGCCGGGGCGAATTGGGTCGACGAACCGGCGTTCCGCGACGGCAACATCGTCTGGGGACGCGTCGTCAAGGACATCCCCGATTACTGCCGCGTCCTGGTGGATGCGCTGGCCGAGAACGACGCCTAG
- a CDS encoding Fic family protein, with amino-acid sequence MVDLREYFRESNAIEDVHEETAIDATFEAWEAIKDEDPITHDVIKTGHEYILQDRQPDIAGQYRDIQVYIGESTPPPPVVVESEMEKLLSWEPQNPIEAIEWHIAFEQIHPFADGNGRIGRLLYLRHSQMLEIEPIMWRAEDRAGYYDLFQTDVNLDEKSNI; translated from the coding sequence ATGGTTGATCTACGAGAATATTTCAGAGAATCCAACGCGATCGAGGATGTCCACGAGGAAACAGCCATCGATGCAACCTTCGAAGCTTGGGAAGCGATCAAAGATGAAGATCCGATCACTCACGACGTGATCAAAACGGGTCACGAATACATCCTACAAGATCGACAACCAGATATCGCAGGCCAGTACCGCGATATTCAGGTCTATATCGGTGAGTCGACTCCACCCCCGCCGGTAGTCGTCGAATCTGAGATGGAGAAATTACTCTCGTGGGAACCTCAGAATCCAATAGAGGCCATTGAGTGGCATATAGCTTTTGAGCAGATTCATCCTTTCGCTGATGGCAACGGACGGATTGGAAGACTTCTCTATCTCCGTCATTCGCAGATGTTAGAAATTGAGCCAATTATGTGGCGTGCAGAAGACCGAGCAGGCTATTACGATTTGTTCCAGACAGATGTGAACTTAGATGAGAAATCGAACATATGA
- a CDS encoding DUF6338 family protein → MLGTSLENLLLALIVVVPGFIATHVAVTLGVLRTEISKWRLIIISLASSLFVVTLFLWIVQLTGQTFTEPTDVSNLFFTPQFRPGLVLSLMLFSIIVGLVGAYLLARDVHRTCREWVWNRVSPDRRRNFHEPWEGTLDNATHVQVLTSDNDLVAGELWQYSDDGKEKQIAIKNATWEFSDTGELVDSNADVELIMGGDIQQISVLTPSERQLEEENDEEEIHDETHSMPN, encoded by the coding sequence ATGCTCGGTACTTCGTTAGAAAATCTACTATTAGCACTGATTGTTGTCGTTCCTGGCTTCATCGCCACCCATGTAGCTGTCACGCTTGGTGTTCTGAGAACTGAAATCTCAAAATGGAGGCTGATAATCATCAGTCTGGCATCAAGTCTATTTGTTGTAACGCTCTTTCTTTGGATAGTCCAATTGACTGGTCAAACATTCACAGAACCAACAGATGTGAGTAATTTGTTTTTCACCCCTCAATTCCGTCCGGGACTTGTTCTGTCTCTGATGTTATTTTCAATTATTGTCGGTCTTGTGGGAGCGTATCTGCTTGCGCGTGATGTTCACCGGACTTGTAGAGAATGGGTGTGGAATCGCGTGTCTCCTGACCGAAGACGAAATTTCCATGAACCCTGGGAGGGGACGCTCGATAATGCCACACACGTTCAGGTGCTTACATCTGATAATGACCTTGTCGCTGGTGAGCTATGGCAGTACAGTGATGATGGAAAAGAAAAACAAATAGCGATTAAGAATGCTACGTGGGAATTCAGCGACACCGGAGAATTGGTCGATTCCAATGCAGATGTTGAGCTTATAATGGGCGGCGATATTCAACAAATATCTGTGTTAACTCCCTCAGAACGTCAGCTAGAGGAAGAGAATGACGAAGAGGAAATTCATGACGAGACGCATTCAATGCCGAATTAA
- a CDS encoding transposase — protein MQRDDPAIAEAIVVHAETLCEREPHLWDVIGQLSIPVGDLTDTRNQNKVTFETESLVRAFLYQRVKGLSQNELADRLNSRPSLVKTCGFDIRKLDNAPKQGTINHAWRQFSEGTQEIIKAAAKGIAQVAVENDVIAESLVATDPSKEDEDEQTEGEAHRQKTTKTIKLARHHAFPEFESGRAINRTYEDEEILEMFARACAYRGSANSEGEYGWLTNDDQTAHGSTILRVIKQFATPSDEDAQLTIDDLLQNDNMPEVNAIRDELMESFDGAVDNIISSIQGAGPFNDRKKTAAIDITHEEVSISPWENKDEGITRPDFPRMVSGYKKDNDYKRGYKYATITLAGDLAPIILGVEPVKENSKWEDDDAPSYSKADIVERLLAKAERYVDLDEVYLDRGFHSKGVYAAIENRDIIYTAPVPKYQDDLDTIKDIKEHPDADAAVKHNVPVGYNGEVHHTAEYLYVPSTSDDADGKYAVFTTNRDDVGTEEIAPICNNYSRRWEIENQYKSIEEFLPKTSSMDYRVRFTNFVLAALLYNLWRLTDYLIKIAREQPIRSPPVVGVKTFVRAIGEFLREID, from the coding sequence ATGCAAAGAGATGATCCTGCAATTGCGGAGGCCATTGTCGTACATGCAGAAACACTCTGTGAGCGTGAGCCCCATCTATGGGATGTTATTGGTCAGCTCAGTATCCCGGTCGGTGACTTGACTGACACTCGCAATCAAAACAAGGTCACATTCGAGACTGAGTCGCTTGTTCGGGCGTTCCTTTATCAGCGGGTGAAAGGACTATCACAAAACGAACTCGCCGATCGTCTCAATTCACGCCCGTCCCTGGTCAAAACCTGTGGGTTCGATATTCGGAAACTCGATAACGCACCAAAACAGGGAACGATCAACCATGCGTGGCGGCAGTTCAGTGAAGGGACACAGGAGATAATCAAGGCCGCTGCAAAGGGGATCGCACAGGTCGCTGTCGAGAACGACGTGATCGCTGAATCTCTCGTTGCTACAGACCCCTCGAAGGAGGACGAAGACGAACAGACAGAGGGGGAAGCACACAGACAGAAAACGACCAAGACGATCAAGCTCGCTCGCCATCACGCTTTTCCAGAGTTCGAGAGTGGACGGGCAATCAACAGAACCTATGAGGATGAAGAAATCCTTGAAATGTTCGCACGTGCCTGCGCTTACCGTGGGAGTGCCAATTCTGAAGGAGAGTACGGCTGGTTGACTAACGACGACCAGACAGCCCACGGCTCGACGATCCTGCGTGTGATTAAGCAGTTTGCTACCCCCAGCGACGAGGACGCACAACTGACGATCGATGACCTCCTGCAAAACGACAATATGCCGGAGGTTAATGCGATCAGAGACGAACTGATGGAATCATTCGATGGTGCTGTCGACAATATCATTTCGTCAATTCAGGGGGCAGGACCGTTCAACGACCGCAAAAAGACCGCCGCAATCGACATCACTCACGAAGAAGTGTCCATCTCGCCGTGGGAAAACAAGGACGAAGGAATCACTCGGCCTGATTTTCCTCGGATGGTCAGCGGGTACAAGAAAGACAACGACTACAAGCGAGGATACAAGTACGCCACCATCACTCTTGCTGGGGATTTAGCACCGATCATTCTGGGCGTTGAACCAGTAAAAGAGAACTCGAAGTGGGAAGACGACGACGCACCCTCGTACTCGAAAGCCGATATCGTAGAGCGACTGTTAGCCAAGGCCGAACGGTACGTAGATCTCGATGAAGTGTACTTAGATCGCGGATTCCACAGTAAGGGAGTCTACGCGGCTATCGAGAACCGAGATATCATCTACACTGCTCCGGTCCCGAAGTACCAGGACGATCTGGATACGATCAAGGACATCAAAGAGCATCCGGACGCCGATGCAGCTGTCAAACACAACGTCCCGGTCGGGTACAACGGTGAGGTCCACCACACAGCTGAATATCTCTATGTTCCAAGCACGAGCGATGATGCAGATGGCAAATACGCTGTATTCACGACTAACCGAGACGACGTAGGAACAGAAGAAATCGCGCCGATCTGCAACAACTACAGTCGACGGTGGGAGATCGAAAACCAGTACAAGTCCATAGAAGAGTTCCTGCCGAAAACGTCCTCGATGGACTACCGGGTTCGATTCACGAATTTCGTGTTGGCCGCGTTGCTCTACAACCTGTGGCGGCTGACGGACTATCTGATCAAAATAGCACGGGAGCAACCGATCCGATCACCACCGGTAGTGGGCGTTAAGACATTCGTGAGGGCTATCGGCGAGTTCCTCAGAGAGATAGATTAA
- a CDS encoding HpcH/HpaI aldolase/citrate lyase family protein, whose translation MARRSVLFSPGDQPDKLDTAAASAADMIVFDLEDGVAPDRKQQARTAVVDALGVDTTSEICVRVNPVGAGGATDLAALADAPTPDSLMLPKVSGPDEIATVSQLCAEYDIDCPVVALIETAAGVLAAGEIAAVDRSDGLIFGAEDLAADIGATRTDEGSEVAYARQQVVLAARAHRVDAIDTHYPEISDEAGLRAETEQARRLGYDGKMAMHPRQVEIINEAFRPTDEELAWARRVLEAVDEQGQGVISVDGEMIDSPQRRQAERIVDLAAAAEDVGDQ comes from the coding sequence ATGGCTCGCCGAAGCGTGCTGTTTTCACCGGGCGATCAACCCGACAAACTCGACACCGCCGCCGCCTCGGCTGCGGATATGATCGTTTTCGATCTGGAGGACGGTGTTGCGCCGGATCGGAAACAGCAGGCCAGAACAGCGGTCGTCGACGCACTCGGTGTCGACACCACAAGCGAGATCTGTGTCCGAGTGAATCCAGTCGGCGCTGGTGGAGCGACTGATCTCGCCGCGCTTGCGGACGCACCCACCCCGGACAGCCTCATGCTTCCGAAGGTGTCGGGTCCGGACGAGATAGCGACCGTAAGTCAGCTCTGTGCGGAGTACGATATCGACTGCCCGGTTGTCGCACTGATCGAAACAGCCGCGGGCGTGCTCGCAGCAGGCGAGATTGCAGCGGTCGACCGAAGTGACGGGCTGATTTTCGGTGCCGAGGATCTGGCCGCAGACATCGGTGCGACCCGAACCGACGAGGGGAGCGAAGTAGCCTACGCCCGCCAGCAGGTCGTCCTCGCGGCACGGGCCCACCGCGTCGACGCCATCGACACGCATTATCCGGAGATCAGCGACGAAGCGGGACTCCGGGCCGAAACCGAACAGGCCCGTCGACTGGGGTACGACGGCAAAATGGCGATGCATCCCCGGCAGGTCGAGATCATCAACGAGGCGTTTCGACCCACCGACGAGGAACTGGCGTGGGCGCGGCGTGTGCTCGAAGCGGTCGACGAGCAGGGACAGGGCGTCATTTCGGTCGACGGCGAGATGATCGATTCACCCCAACGCAGACAGGCCGAACGGATCGTCGACCTCGCGGCTGCGGCTGAGGATGTTGGCGACCAGTAA
- a CDS encoding sulfite exporter TauE/SafE family protein, with protein sequence MSSLSWSGRLQRTFLDYQHVFVFLAPILFIVGVYFGAPTPADADAGYWLKFWWLFPFFLLGATIVNTVGISGSALFVPYLIFIFPLLAFELDPATIVKIGLISESFGLSSSSLAFIQHGLVDRRLAATLVGGSIPFVVGGALLSFVIPEPIFQLLLAIALLASAALLFKIDLSHDEPADSDSEASGGVAVEADGGPDLPDDSAKPGAAGVSTDDDGVVTRVDRTGNTYSYTRGGYLERFGNYSIGGVFQGLAGFGIGELGIISMLRTSVPVRIAIGTNHIVVATTAILASLVHVFGGGLVGGHTMDLASTPWNMVVWTVPAAATGGQIAPFVANALDTGTIKHAVGILFAIIATALFLMAGSGLI encoded by the coding sequence ATGAGTTCGCTTTCGTGGTCCGGTCGACTCCAGCGGACGTTCTTGGACTATCAACACGTGTTCGTTTTTCTGGCACCCATTCTGTTCATTGTGGGCGTATACTTCGGCGCGCCGACTCCAGCGGATGCGGACGCTGGCTACTGGCTGAAGTTCTGGTGGCTGTTCCCGTTTTTCCTGCTCGGGGCAACCATCGTCAATACCGTGGGGATCAGTGGTTCGGCGCTGTTCGTCCCGTATCTGATCTTCATCTTCCCGCTGTTGGCCTTCGAGCTTGACCCGGCAACAATCGTCAAGATCGGCCTTATCAGCGAGTCGTTCGGGTTGTCGAGTTCGTCGCTGGCGTTCATCCAGCATGGACTGGTCGACCGTCGACTGGCAGCCACGCTCGTCGGTGGTTCGATCCCGTTCGTCGTGGGTGGGGCACTGCTTTCGTTTGTTATTCCCGAGCCGATCTTCCAGCTCCTGCTCGCCATTGCGCTGCTTGCCTCCGCGGCGCTCCTGTTTAAAATCGATCTCAGCCACGACGAACCGGCCGACAGCGACTCCGAAGCCAGCGGCGGTGTCGCCGTCGAAGCCGATGGCGGTCCCGACCTTCCCGACGACAGCGCCAAACCCGGCGCGGCGGGTGTCTCGACCGACGACGATGGCGTCGTCACGCGTGTCGACCGCACCGGAAACACCTACTCCTACACTCGTGGTGGCTATCTCGAACGATTCGGGAACTACAGCATCGGTGGGGTGTTTCAGGGACTGGCTGGCTTCGGTATCGGTGAGCTGGGGATTATTTCGATGCTCCGGACCTCGGTTCCAGTTCGGATCGCTATCGGAACGAACCATATCGTCGTCGCCACCACCGCGATCCTAGCTTCGTTGGTTCACGTTTTCGGCGGGGGACTTGTCGGCGGCCACACGATGGATCTGGCGTCGACGCCGTGGAACATGGTCGTCTGGACCGTCCCCGCAGCCGCAACTGGCGGTCAGATCGCCCCCTTCGTCGCCAACGCTCTCGACACTGGGACGATCAAACACGCTGTCGGGATTCTGTTCGCAATCATCGCCACCGCGCTGTTCCTGATGGCCGGTAGCGGTCTCATCTGA
- a CDS encoding LLM class flavin-dependent oxidoreductase, which translates to MELSVVDLSPVPDKGTATDAYSNTVAAAQQAERLGYTRFWVAEHHGMARSLAGTTPEVLLGHLAAETESIRLGSGAVLLNHYSPFKVAEQFGTLDGLAPGRIDAGLGRANGSPAVDRALGTDRRVENPDKDHAEKITAVINHLYDSYPDEHPYSEVTVPRSGAERPRPWTLGSSPSSAALAAELGVPYCFAAFIRPQFATRAFEEYHDKFQPSQQPGKIDEPQGMIAVNAVCAETDQKAARLRASAEASFKRMQRGVVGTVPSVDESIDELGSVPEPTPATLDADEWPRAISGSPETLAGLLEQLTDRVGVDEVMIQHVIADHDDALRSHELLAEGVGLTAR; encoded by the coding sequence ATGGAACTCTCAGTTGTTGATCTCTCTCCGGTTCCCGACAAAGGAACTGCGACCGACGCCTATTCGAACACGGTCGCGGCTGCACAGCAGGCCGAACGCCTCGGATACACGCGGTTCTGGGTTGCCGAACACCATGGGATGGCTCGTTCCCTCGCTGGAACGACTCCCGAGGTGCTGCTCGGTCACCTCGCTGCCGAAACTGAGTCGATCCGGCTCGGATCGGGGGCCGTCCTGCTCAATCACTACAGCCCATTTAAAGTCGCAGAACAGTTCGGGACGTTGGATGGACTCGCACCGGGCCGCATCGACGCCGGACTGGGTCGAGCCAACGGCTCACCGGCCGTCGACCGTGCGCTTGGCACCGACCGACGCGTTGAGAACCCCGACAAGGACCACGCCGAGAAGATCACAGCGGTCATCAACCACCTCTACGATAGCTATCCGGATGAACACCCCTACAGCGAGGTAACGGTTCCACGCTCGGGCGCGGAGCGACCGAGGCCGTGGACGCTCGGATCGAGTCCATCGAGCGCAGCGCTTGCGGCCGAACTCGGTGTGCCCTACTGTTTTGCGGCGTTCATTCGACCTCAGTTCGCCACGCGAGCCTTCGAGGAGTACCACGACAAATTCCAGCCGTCACAACAGCCGGGAAAAATCGACGAGCCACAGGGGATGATCGCGGTCAATGCAGTCTGTGCGGAGACCGATCAGAAGGCGGCGCGGCTTCGCGCCTCGGCCGAGGCCTCGTTCAAGCGGATGCAACGGGGAGTCGTCGGCACCGTGCCGTCGGTCGACGAGAGTATCGACGAACTCGGTTCGGTCCCCGAGCCGACGCCGGCAACGCTCGATGCTGACGAGTGGCCGCGAGCGATCTCCGGGAGTCCGGAAACGCTCGCTGGCCTGCTCGAACAACTCACAGACCGTGTGGGTGTCGACGAAGTAATGATACAGCATGTCATCGCCGACCACGACGATGCGCTCCGCTCACACGAACTCTTGGCGGAGGGCGTCGGACTCACAGCCCGCTAA